From Rhodovastum atsumiense, a single genomic window includes:
- a CDS encoding DUF779 domain-containing protein, translating into MVERVVATEAAEALIAKLRDLHGELLFHQSGGCCDGSAPMCYPRGEFRVGGQDVRLGSIAGCAFFIGAAQFTYWEHTQLVIDVVPGRGSGFSLEAPEGLRFLTRSRVFTDAELAELQQAGPPPRGEVPVPS; encoded by the coding sequence ATGGTCGAGCGTGTGGTCGCGACCGAGGCCGCGGAGGCCCTGATCGCGAAATTGCGGGACCTGCACGGCGAATTGCTGTTTCACCAGTCAGGGGGCTGCTGCGACGGCAGCGCGCCGATGTGCTATCCGCGCGGCGAGTTCCGCGTCGGCGGGCAGGATGTGCGGCTCGGCAGCATCGCCGGCTGCGCCTTCTTCATCGGCGCCGCGCAGTTCACCTATTGGGAGCACACCCAGCTCGTCATCGACGTGGTGCCAGGCCGCGGCTCGGGGTTTTCCCTGGAAGCGCCGGAGGGTCTGCGCTTCCTGACCCGCAGCCGCGTGTTCACCGATGCGGAACTGGCGGAGCTGCAACAGGCCGGGCCGCCGCCGCGGGGCGAGGTGCCAGTGCCGTCCTGA
- a CDS encoding cysteine hydrolase family protein, which produces MTEPALSAPINATCPWSGDPVRPDSLTRYRGHSVGFCNPGCRDKFATAVAQFDAIIAGEAGPTLLRRADLDPTPARLAEAALVIIDAQEEYRSGALPLSGIEAAVERLGALLAAARAAGSPVIHVVHRGRAGGLFDLAGPGGAILAELRPVPGEAVIEKDLPSAFAGTSLHEQLRAAGRPDLLLAGFMTHMCVSTTARAALDLGHRVTLAADATATRALPDPLGGPALAAAEVQRAALASLADRFAIVVPTAALLPA; this is translated from the coding sequence GTGACCGAACCCGCCTTGTCCGCCCCGATCAACGCGACCTGCCCCTGGTCCGGCGACCCGGTCCGGCCCGACAGCCTGACGCGCTATCGCGGCCACAGTGTCGGTTTCTGCAATCCGGGCTGCCGCGACAAGTTCGCCACCGCGGTCGCGCAGTTCGACGCGATCATCGCCGGCGAGGCCGGGCCGACCCTGCTGCGGCGTGCCGACCTCGATCCCACCCCGGCGCGGCTGGCCGAGGCGGCGCTGGTGATCATCGATGCGCAGGAGGAATATCGTTCGGGGGCCTTGCCGCTTTCCGGCATCGAGGCGGCCGTGGAGCGGCTGGGGGCGCTGCTCGCGGCGGCGCGCGCGGCGGGCTCGCCGGTGATCCATGTCGTGCATCGCGGCCGGGCCGGCGGCCTGTTCGATCTGGCGGGGCCGGGCGGCGCCATCCTGGCGGAGTTGCGTCCTGTGCCGGGGGAGGCGGTGATCGAGAAGGATTTGCCCAGCGCCTTCGCTGGCACGTCGCTGCATGAACAGTTGCGCGCGGCCGGTCGGCCCGACCTGCTGCTGGCCGGCTTCATGACGCATATGTGCGTCAGCACCACGGCGCGGGCGGCGCTGGATCTGGGCCACCGCGTCACCCTCGCCGCCGATGCGACGGCGACACGGGCGCTGCCGGATCCGCTCGGCGGGCCGGCGCTGGCCGCGGCGGAGGTGCAGCGTGCCGCGCTGGCCTCGCTGGCCGACCGCTTCGCCATCGTCGTCCCCACCGCCGCGCTGCTGCCGGCCTGA
- the exaC gene encoding acetaldehyde dehydrogenase ExaC produces MVEKTLGEIARSIALRSHYDNWIGGRWVAPVRGQSFDNPSPITGQVISRHARSTAEDIELALDAAHAAAPAWGRTAAAERARLLNRIADRLEEKLELLALVETIDNGKPIRESKAADLPLGVDHFRYFAGCVRAQEGSLAEIDEDTVAYHFHEPLGVVAQIIPWNFPLLMAIWKLAPALAAGNCVVLKPAEQTPLAICVLMDVLADLLPPGVVNVVTGFGVEAGKPLAQNRRIAKVAFTGETTTGRLIMQYASENLIPVTLELGGKSPNIFFADVAAEDDDFLDKALEGFAMFALNQGEVCTCPSRALVHESIYDRFMERALRRVGRIVQGNPLDATTMLGAQASNDQLEKILSYFDIARQEHAEILTGGERAHLGGDLEGGYYVKPTIVRGHNRMRVFQEEIFGPVVAVTTFKDDDDALALANDTLYGLGAGVWTRDGNRAYRFGRAIQAGRVWTNCYHLYPAHAAFGGYKQSGIGRETHKMMLDHYQQTKNLLVSYSAKALGFF; encoded by the coding sequence ATGGTCGAAAAGACCCTGGGCGAGATCGCCCGCAGCATCGCGCTCCGCTCGCATTACGACAACTGGATCGGCGGTCGCTGGGTCGCGCCGGTGCGCGGCCAGAGCTTCGACAATCCCTCGCCCATCACCGGCCAGGTGATCAGCAGGCATGCGCGCTCGACCGCCGAGGATATCGAGCTGGCGCTGGACGCCGCGCACGCCGCTGCCCCCGCCTGGGGCCGCACCGCCGCAGCCGAGCGGGCGCGCCTGCTCAACCGCATCGCCGACCGGCTGGAAGAGAAGCTGGAGCTGCTGGCGCTGGTCGAGACCATCGACAACGGCAAGCCGATCCGCGAGAGCAAGGCCGCCGACCTGCCGCTCGGCGTCGATCATTTCCGCTACTTCGCCGGCTGCGTCCGTGCCCAGGAAGGCAGCCTGGCGGAGATCGACGAGGACACCGTCGCCTATCACTTCCACGAGCCACTCGGCGTGGTCGCCCAGATCATCCCGTGGAATTTCCCGTTGCTGATGGCGATCTGGAAGCTGGCGCCGGCGCTGGCAGCGGGCAATTGCGTGGTGCTGAAGCCGGCCGAGCAGACCCCGCTCGCGATCTGCGTGCTGATGGACGTGCTGGCCGACCTGTTGCCGCCGGGCGTGGTGAACGTGGTCACCGGCTTCGGCGTGGAAGCGGGCAAGCCGCTGGCGCAGAACCGGCGCATCGCCAAGGTCGCGTTCACCGGCGAGACCACCACCGGCCGGCTGATCATGCAGTACGCCTCGGAGAACCTGATCCCGGTCACGCTGGAGCTCGGCGGCAAGTCGCCCAACATCTTCTTCGCCGATGTCGCCGCCGAGGACGACGACTTTCTCGACAAGGCGCTGGAAGGCTTCGCCATGTTCGCGCTCAACCAGGGCGAGGTCTGCACCTGCCCGAGCCGGGCGCTGGTGCACGAGAGCATCTACGACCGCTTCATGGAGCGCGCGCTGCGGCGGGTCGGCCGGATCGTGCAGGGCAATCCGCTCGATGCCACCACCATGCTCGGGGCGCAGGCGTCCAACGACCAGCTCGAAAAGATCCTGTCCTATTTCGACATCGCCCGGCAGGAGCATGCCGAGATCCTGACCGGCGGCGAGCGGGCGCATCTGGGGGGCGACCTGGAAGGCGGCTACTACGTGAAGCCGACGATCGTGCGCGGCCATAACCGCATGCGCGTGTTCCAGGAAGAGATCTTCGGCCCCGTCGTTGCCGTCACCACCTTCAAGGATGATGACGACGCCCTGGCGCTCGCCAACGACACGCTCTATGGCCTCGGTGCGGGGGTGTGGACGCGTGACGGCAATCGCGCCTATCGCTTCGGCCGGGCGATCCAGGCCGGCCGGGTCTGGACCAATTGCTACCACCTGTATCCGGCGCATGCGGCGTTCGGCGGCTACAAGCAGTCTGGCATCGGCCGCGAGACGCACAAGATGATGCTGGATCATTACCAGCAGACCAAGAACCTGCTGGTGAGCTACAGCGCGAAGGCGCTCGGCTTCTTCTGA
- a CDS encoding GlxA family transcriptional regulator has protein sequence MPSFPAKAAGPRRVLILTFPGALLLDIAGPAQVFETASRITAERQGSRAYEVVTVSLQGGDIATDTGIVIATLGRDAAGRADTLLVPGGGTVWVEEGNAALLGWIAAEAGQARRVASVCLGAFLLAAAGVLRGRRAVTHWHYCEQLQARYPDLRVEAEPIFVRDGTVWSSAGVSAGIDLALALVEEDLGHAVALEVAQRLVVFLKRPGGQAQFSRALAAQSADHAGDFEALHGWMAENLTADLRVEQLAARAGMSPRSFARLYVARTGTTPARAVEALRLEAARRLLTSEPDMPVAVVATRCGFGDDERMRRAFLRGLGVAPAEYRLRFGPATIRTALAPRPAAAARPVAAPPVPHR, from the coding sequence ATGCCCTCCTTTCCTGCCAAGGCGGCCGGCCCACGCCGCGTGCTGATCCTGACCTTTCCCGGGGCGTTGCTGCTGGATATCGCCGGCCCTGCGCAGGTGTTCGAGACCGCCTCCCGCATCACCGCGGAACGGCAGGGAAGCCGCGCCTACGAGGTGGTGACCGTATCCCTGCAGGGCGGCGACATCGCCACCGATACCGGCATCGTCATCGCCACGCTCGGCCGCGACGCGGCGGGCCGGGCCGACACGCTGCTGGTGCCGGGCGGCGGCACGGTCTGGGTGGAGGAAGGCAATGCCGCGCTGCTCGGCTGGATCGCGGCGGAAGCGGGGCAGGCGCGGCGTGTCGCCTCGGTCTGCCTCGGCGCCTTCCTGCTGGCCGCGGCGGGAGTGCTGCGGGGACGGCGCGCCGTCACGCACTGGCATTACTGCGAGCAGTTGCAGGCTCGCTACCCGGACCTGCGCGTCGAGGCGGAACCGATCTTCGTGCGCGACGGCACAGTCTGGAGCTCGGCTGGCGTGAGCGCCGGCATCGACCTCGCTTTGGCGCTGGTCGAGGAAGATCTCGGCCACGCCGTCGCGCTGGAGGTGGCGCAGCGGCTGGTGGTGTTCCTCAAGCGCCCTGGCGGGCAGGCGCAGTTCAGCCGCGCCCTCGCCGCCCAGTCCGCCGACCATGCCGGTGATTTCGAGGCGCTGCACGGCTGGATGGCGGAGAACCTGACCGCCGATTTACGCGTGGAGCAACTGGCCGCGCGCGCCGGCATGTCGCCGCGCAGCTTCGCGCGGCTCTACGTGGCCCGGACCGGGACGACGCCGGCGCGGGCGGTGGAGGCGCTGCGGCTGGAAGCGGCCCGCCGCCTGCTGACCAGCGAGCCCGACATGCCGGTCGCAGTGGTGGCCACGCGCTGCGGCTTCGGCGATGACGAGCGCATGCGCCGCGCCTTCCTGCGCGGGCTCGGCGTGGCGCCGGCCGAGTACCGGCTTCGCTTCGGCCCGGCAACGATCAGGACGGCACTGGCACCTCGCCCCGCGGCGGCGGCCCGGCCTGTTGCAGCTCCGCCAGTTCCGCATCGGTGA